The following are from one region of the Rhizobacter sp. AJA081-3 genome:
- a CDS encoding MFS transporter translates to MQASDWPLPAAAPGSGDALRPWHRAIRVQFFVLGGAMGAWGAQVPAVKQQYGLDEQSLSVALLAAAGGAVLCLLTAGALVARFGVRRCVLVAGVLMCAALVGVLLSSHYGVLLSLMLLLGAASALFDVSINSDGNHLEAQARRKVMSGLHAMFSLGGMTGALAAAGLHRAGLPAPAQLAGSALVLVPLLLWAAARMSSIRSDSEESPAPIAWPRGVLLWMGLLTALCMVAEGSMYDWSALFVQQERHTDAATGALGFAAFSAAMAIGRLFGDRVRERLSSTALLRASGALAALGMALALTVAAPWAALLGFMLVGLGLANVVPVLFAAAAQVPGVAAAHGVAAVSSVGYLGFMVGPPLIGALARWSSLTTALWAVALFAVLMAAAARAVLSRTR, encoded by the coding sequence ATGCAGGCAAGCGACTGGCCCCTTCCCGCCGCCGCGCCGGGCTCCGGCGACGCGCTGCGTCCGTGGCACCGGGCGATCCGCGTGCAGTTCTTCGTGCTCGGCGGGGCCATGGGCGCCTGGGGTGCGCAGGTGCCCGCGGTGAAGCAGCAGTACGGCCTGGACGAGCAGTCGCTGTCGGTGGCCCTGCTCGCGGCGGCGGGCGGCGCCGTGCTGTGCCTGCTCACCGCCGGGGCGCTGGTGGCGCGCTTCGGCGTACGCCGCTGCGTGCTGGTGGCCGGGGTGCTGATGTGCGCGGCGCTCGTGGGCGTGCTGCTGTCGAGCCACTACGGCGTGCTGCTGTCGCTGATGCTGCTGCTAGGGGCGGCGAGCGCGTTGTTCGATGTCTCCATCAATTCCGACGGAAACCACCTCGAAGCGCAGGCGCGGCGCAAGGTGATGAGCGGGCTGCACGCCATGTTCAGCCTGGGCGGCATGACCGGGGCGCTCGCGGCCGCCGGTCTCCACCGTGCCGGGCTGCCCGCGCCGGCGCAACTCGCCGGCAGCGCGTTGGTGCTGGTGCCGTTGCTGCTGTGGGCGGCAGCGCGCATGAGTTCGATCCGCTCGGACAGCGAGGAGTCGCCCGCACCCATCGCCTGGCCGCGCGGCGTGCTGCTGTGGATGGGCCTGCTCACCGCGCTGTGCATGGTTGCCGAAGGCTCGATGTACGACTGGAGCGCCTTGTTCGTCCAGCAGGAGCGCCACACTGACGCGGCCACCGGCGCACTCGGCTTCGCCGCCTTCAGCGCCGCGATGGCGATCGGCCGGCTGTTCGGCGACCGCGTGCGCGAACGCCTCAGCTCGACGGCGCTGCTGCGCGCTTCCGGGGCACTGGCCGCGCTGGGCATGGCGCTGGCGCTGACCGTGGCCGCGCCGTGGGCGGCGCTGCTGGGCTTCATGCTCGTCGGCCTGGGCCTGGCCAACGTGGTGCCGGTGCTGTTCGCCGCCGCTGCACAGGTCCCCGGCGTGGCCGCGGCGCATGGCGTGGCCGCGGTGTCGTCGGTGGGGTACCTCGGCTTCATGGTCGGCCCGCCGCTGATCGGCGCGCTGGCGCGCTGGAGCTCGTTGACCACCGCGCTGTGGGCCGTGGCGCTGT
- a CDS encoding DeoR/GlpR family DNA-binding transcription regulator: MIARPRPAEPPRFAAERQQRIAQALREHGRVEVAQLAAEYAVSEDTVRRDLRQLAARGLVQKTHGGAVALHATVLPTAQRAGVLTGAKRAIALAGAQHVQANDTLFIDGGTTTLSLVQALKSADAPRPLTVITHSLDVALAVSDEPQIRLVLAGGDWLPAPRIFVGEAALATVRAHRADIAFLGACALHPRAGLTAHDAQEAAIKRAMVEGAARRIVLTDATKLDVVAPSAVASLQELDLVVSDAQPAWLRAAVKVERI, from the coding sequence GTGATCGCCCGACCCCGTCCCGCCGAGCCGCCGCGCTTCGCCGCCGAGCGCCAGCAGCGCATCGCGCAGGCGTTGCGGGAGCATGGGCGTGTGGAGGTGGCGCAGCTCGCCGCCGAATACGCGGTCTCCGAAGACACGGTGCGGCGCGACCTGCGTCAGCTCGCCGCCCGCGGCCTCGTGCAGAAGACCCATGGCGGCGCCGTGGCCCTGCACGCCACTGTGCTGCCCACCGCGCAACGTGCCGGCGTGCTCACCGGCGCCAAACGCGCCATCGCGCTGGCCGGTGCCCAGCACGTGCAGGCCAACGACACCTTGTTCATCGACGGCGGCACGACCACGCTGTCGCTCGTGCAGGCGCTCAAGAGCGCCGATGCACCGCGCCCCTTGACGGTGATCACCCATTCGCTGGACGTGGCGCTGGCCGTGTCCGACGAGCCGCAGATCCGCCTGGTGCTCGCCGGCGGCGACTGGCTGCCGGCGCCGCGCATCTTCGTCGGCGAGGCCGCGCTGGCCACGGTGCGCGCGCACCGCGCCGACATCGCCTTCCTCGGCGCGTGCGCGCTGCATCCGCGTGCCGGGCTGACGGCGCACGATGCGCAGGAGGCGGCGATCAAGCGCGCCATGGTCGAAGGCGCCGCACGCCGCATCGTGCTGACCGACGCCACCAAGCTCGACGTGGTGGCGCCCAGCGCCGTGGCCAGCCTGCAGGAGCTCGACCTAGTGGTCAGCGATGCGCAGCCGGCCTGGCTGCGTGCCGCCGTCAAGGTCGAGCGCATCTGA
- a CDS encoding MATE family efflux transporter has protein sequence MSASRAAAGRPGLVAITWPLFAELLLGTLVGLAGLALAARVSDAASGAYAMSNHMQQAFFLLFRIVSMGVSVVITQQLGAGDRAGADASARAALGASSWLGLGAGLCVATGAGGLLRLLNAPVEVLPLAQPFLQYLAIGLALDAFNASMAAVMRAHLHARDTLLVMLAMHALHLLLCVPLMDGSGPLPALGLPGFAIALAASRALGLVLHLWLWQRRLSIVPTGRDWWAIRHQLLAPVLHIGLPGAAENIAWRLAMMVTVAMAARMGVPELAAQSYTLQIQHFVLLFGVAVGFASEILVGHLIGAGRLHEADRLVHRSMRWGLVVGTLGALAAALSAPWTLPLFTRDAQVVAWGSKLLWIAVLLEPGRVFNLVVINALRATGDARFPVAAGSLSMLLVMAGGAWLLGVHFGLGLVGVWIAYTADEWLRGLLMAARWQRRGWLAHARATHRRVSRARRLTAA, from the coding sequence ATGAGCGCATCACGCGCCGCAGCCGGGCGGCCCGGGCTGGTGGCGATCACCTGGCCGCTGTTCGCCGAACTGCTACTGGGCACGCTGGTCGGCCTGGCCGGCCTGGCGCTGGCCGCGCGCGTGTCCGATGCGGCCTCCGGCGCCTATGCGATGTCCAACCACATGCAGCAGGCCTTCTTCCTGCTGTTTCGCATCGTCAGCATGGGCGTCAGCGTGGTCATCACGCAGCAGCTCGGCGCCGGCGACCGCGCCGGGGCGGACGCCTCGGCGCGCGCCGCACTCGGCGCGAGCAGCTGGCTGGGGCTGGGCGCAGGCTTGTGCGTGGCCACCGGTGCCGGCGGCTTGCTGCGGCTGCTCAACGCGCCTGTCGAGGTGCTGCCGCTGGCGCAGCCCTTCCTGCAGTACCTGGCGATCGGGCTGGCGCTGGACGCCTTCAACGCCAGCATGGCCGCGGTGATGCGTGCCCACCTGCACGCCCGCGACACGCTGCTGGTGATGCTGGCGATGCACGCGCTGCACCTGCTGCTGTGCGTGCCGCTGATGGACGGCAGCGGGCCGCTGCCTGCGCTCGGCCTGCCGGGCTTCGCGATCGCGCTGGCCGCAAGCCGCGCGCTCGGCCTGGTGCTGCACCTGTGGCTGTGGCAGCGCCGGCTGTCCATCGTGCCGACAGGTCGCGACTGGTGGGCCATCCGCCATCAACTGCTCGCGCCGGTGCTGCACATCGGGCTGCCCGGCGCGGCGGAGAACATCGCCTGGCGCCTGGCGATGATGGTCACCGTGGCGATGGCGGCCCGCATGGGCGTGCCCGAGCTGGCGGCGCAGAGCTACACCCTGCAGATCCAGCACTTCGTGCTGCTGTTCGGCGTGGCGGTCGGCTTTGCCAGTGAAATCCTCGTCGGCCACCTGATCGGCGCGGGCCGCCTGCACGAGGCCGACCGGCTGGTGCACCGGAGCATGCGCTGGGGGCTGGTCGTCGGCACTCTCGGCGCGCTCGCCGCCGCGCTCAGCGCGCCCTGGACGCTGCCGCTGTTCACCCGTGACGCACAGGTGGTGGCGTGGGGCTCGAAGCTCCTGTGGATCGCCGTTCTGCTCGAGCCGGGCCGCGTCTTCAACCTGGTCGTCATCAATGCCCTGCGCGCCACCGGCGACGCGCGCTTCCCGGTGGCGGCAGGCAGCCTGTCGATGCTGCTGGTGATGGCCGGCGGCGCATGGCTGCTCGGCGTGCACTTCGGGCTGGGTCTGGTCGGCGTGTGGATTGCCTACACGGCCGACGAGTGGCTGCGCGGCCTGCTGATGGCCGCGCGCTGGCAACGGCGCGGATGGCTGGCCCATGCGCGGGCCACGCATCGGCGCGTCAGCCGCGCTCGGCGGCTGACGGCGGCGTGA
- a CDS encoding response regulator transcription factor — protein MPQTNASPLPRTLALVDDDPEYREYLAAHLRGLEIEVSTFGDSNELLAHTSPFSFNFYILDLMLPGVDGVELIRILRRRTQAGLLVVSGRLAPDVFSSVVDAGADMHLSKPASFDQVVVAIRAVHRRVASYSGSSGEWLLDRQAGRLIAPDGVRIDLSDLDLAVMERFVQAEGQAVTRESLCHHLGRPVTEEPDNTLSAIIYRLRRRIERATASPVPLQALSRVGYVFRGPLRSA, from the coding sequence ATGCCCCAAACCAACGCTTCGCCACTGCCCCGCACGCTCGCACTGGTCGATGACGACCCCGAGTACCGCGAGTACCTCGCCGCCCACCTGCGCGGCCTGGAGATCGAGGTGTCGACTTTCGGCGACAGCAACGAGCTGCTCGCGCACACCTCGCCCTTCTCGTTCAACTTCTACATCCTCGACCTGATGCTGCCGGGCGTGGACGGCGTCGAGCTGATCCGCATCCTGCGCCGGCGCACGCAGGCCGGGCTGCTGGTCGTCTCCGGCCGCCTCGCGCCCGACGTGTTCTCCTCGGTCGTCGATGCCGGTGCCGACATGCACCTGTCCAAGCCGGCCAGCTTCGACCAGGTGGTCGTGGCGATCCGCGCGGTGCACCGGCGCGTGGCCTCGTACAGCGGCAGTTCCGGCGAATGGCTGCTCGACCGGCAGGCCGGCCGGCTGATCGCGCCGGACGGTGTGCGCATCGACCTGAGCGACCTCGACCTCGCGGTGATGGAGCGTTTCGTGCAGGCCGAAGGCCAGGCGGTGACGCGCGAGTCGCTGTGTCATCACCTCGGCAGGCCGGTCACCGAAGAGCCCGACAACACGCTCAGCGCCATCATCTACCGGCTGCGCCGTCGCATCGAGCGCGCCACGGCCAGCCCGGTGCCGCTGCAAGCGCTGTCGCGCGTGGGCTACGTGTTCCGCGGGCCGCTGCGCAGCGCCTGA
- a CDS encoding PAS domain S-box protein: MQSHAVPQADTPAVRLGRPLLLLNLLLLALVVALVVLSQTASRQNFVERASVATENLSTTLAQAIEAEIDRVDIGLRNVLFDLESEPAVGKLDPAYVESLLGQQLELLPQLESLRIADAQGVVRYGRGVASAGHVEVGDRAYFVGARDAGHMDPVVSGPVLARVSKKWVVVVARAWRPKGGAFRGVIYANLTVERFGRLLDGVDLGRHGAISVRGSDLGLVARRSATSGAAAEIGSTAVSGELARALVEKPNAGSYVARTAMDGIERANAFRRVGRHPLLVIVGLSTEDFLGPWRVQTMEVTALATLVTLALALGSTLLYRAWTAEARASQALIREGERYRALLRSAGDGMHVIDRAGRLVELSESFATMLGYTRDELLTQHVSFWSPEIPLAEIDRRMKDFEIGTTVRIATRHRRKDGSDIDVEILCLGVRIDGEELLYCSSRDVTERKAQARELDQYRHHLEALVAERTEQWRVSEQRFRALVEQSLVGVFVQVRNQLRFVNPGFAAMFGYDSPEEMIGRVPAHTVVAPEDRERVGDIGRRIVSGQDRITKLSFTGLRRDGTRVSIEAYGCPIEDDGGPAAVGLLLDVTAQRQAEAERAEALLREQGLRSAAEQQARSLGELLEQREEFVRVLAHEVRQPLNNASAALQSAAAGLISDGGGDRGGAAQRIARAQSVIGQIVASLDNTLASTALLASTRQIDARDADVGALIDLSLGDLDAAQRPRVRVERISSTRTASMDIGLMRLALRNVLGNALAYSNAGSEVILRVIDSDEPLALVFQVADFGPGIAEELLPRLFQRGERGAHGLPGHGIGLDVVRRVMELHGGSVDVLPHQPHGTVFRLWLPQGQ; this comes from the coding sequence ATGCAGTCTCACGCCGTTCCCCAGGCTGATACGCCGGCTGTCCGCCTCGGCCGGCCGCTGCTACTACTGAACCTGCTGCTGCTGGCACTGGTGGTCGCGCTCGTCGTGCTCTCGCAGACGGCCAGCCGACAGAATTTTGTCGAGCGCGCCTCGGTCGCCACCGAGAACCTTTCCACCACCTTGGCGCAGGCCATCGAGGCCGAGATCGATCGCGTCGACATCGGCCTGCGCAACGTGCTGTTCGATCTCGAATCCGAACCTGCCGTGGGCAAGCTGGATCCCGCTTACGTCGAATCGCTGCTCGGGCAGCAGCTTGAATTGCTGCCGCAGCTGGAGAGCCTGCGCATCGCCGATGCCCAGGGCGTGGTGCGCTATGGCCGCGGGGTCGCGTCCGCCGGGCATGTCGAGGTCGGCGACCGCGCGTACTTTGTCGGTGCCCGTGACGCCGGCCACATGGACCCCGTGGTCTCGGGCCCGGTGCTGGCGCGAGTGAGCAAGAAATGGGTGGTCGTGGTGGCTCGTGCCTGGCGACCCAAGGGAGGCGCGTTCCGCGGCGTGATCTACGCCAACCTGACGGTCGAGCGTTTCGGGCGCCTGCTCGATGGCGTGGACCTCGGCCGGCACGGGGCGATCTCGGTGCGCGGCAGCGATCTCGGCCTGGTGGCGCGGCGCAGCGCGACTTCCGGGGCAGCCGCGGAGATCGGGTCCACCGCGGTATCGGGCGAACTGGCCCGGGCGCTGGTCGAGAAGCCGAACGCGGGCAGCTACGTGGCGCGTACGGCGATGGATGGCATCGAACGCGCCAACGCCTTTCGCCGCGTCGGCCGGCACCCGCTGCTCGTCATCGTCGGTCTGTCGACCGAGGACTTCCTCGGGCCGTGGCGTGTGCAGACCATGGAGGTGACCGCGCTGGCGACGCTGGTGACGCTGGCGCTGGCCTTGGGCTCGACGCTTCTGTACCGCGCCTGGACCGCCGAAGCGCGCGCGAGCCAGGCGCTGATCCGCGAGGGCGAGCGTTACCGCGCCCTGCTGCGTTCGGCCGGCGACGGCATGCATGTCATCGACCGCGCCGGCCGACTGGTCGAGCTGAGCGAATCCTTCGCCACCATGCTGGGCTACACGCGCGATGAACTGCTGACCCAGCATGTCTCGTTCTGGTCGCCGGAGATTCCACTGGCCGAGATCGATCGGCGCATGAAGGACTTCGAGATCGGCACCACCGTTCGAATCGCCACGCGGCACCGACGCAAGGATGGCAGCGACATCGACGTCGAGATCCTGTGCCTGGGCGTGCGCATCGATGGCGAGGAACTGCTGTACTGCTCGTCGCGCGACGTCACCGAACGCAAGGCGCAGGCGCGCGAGCTCGACCAGTACCGCCACCACCTCGAAGCGCTGGTCGCCGAGCGCACCGAACAGTGGCGTGTCTCGGAGCAGCGCTTTCGCGCGCTGGTCGAACAGTCGCTGGTGGGCGTGTTCGTGCAGGTGCGCAACCAGCTGCGTTTCGTGAACCCGGGTTTCGCCGCGATGTTCGGCTACGACTCGCCCGAGGAGATGATCGGTCGCGTGCCGGCGCACACCGTGGTGGCGCCGGAGGATCGCGAGCGCGTCGGCGACATCGGCCGGCGCATCGTCTCGGGCCAGGATCGCATCACCAAGCTGTCGTTCACCGGTCTGCGGCGCGACGGCACGCGGGTCTCGATCGAGGCCTACGGCTGCCCGATCGAGGACGACGGCGGCCCGGCGGCGGTCGGCCTGCTGCTGGATGTCACCGCGCAGCGCCAGGCCGAAGCCGAGCGCGCCGAGGCGCTGTTGCGAGAGCAGGGCCTGCGCAGCGCGGCCGAGCAGCAGGCGCGCTCGCTGGGTGAACTGCTCGAGCAGCGCGAAGAGTTCGTCCGCGTGCTGGCCCACGAGGTACGCCAGCCGCTGAACAACGCGTCGGCTGCGCTGCAAAGCGCTGCGGCCGGCCTGATCTCCGATGGTGGCGGCGACCGCGGCGGCGCCGCGCAGCGCATCGCGCGTGCGCAGTCGGTGATCGGCCAGATCGTCGCCAGCCTCGACAACACGCTGGCCTCCACCGCGCTGCTGGCCAGCACGCGGCAGATCGACGCGCGAGACGCCGACGTTGGCGCACTCATCGACCTGAGCCTGGGCGACCTGGACGCGGCGCAGCGCCCGCGCGTGCGCGTCGAGCGCATCTCATCGACGCGCACCGCGAGCATGGACATCGGCCTGATGCGCCTGGCGCTGCGCAACGTGCTCGGCAACGCGCTGGCCTATTCGAACGCCGGCAGCGAGGTGATCCTGCGCGTGATCGACAGCGACGAGCCGCTGGCACTGGTGTTCCAGGTCGCGGACTTCGGTCCGGGCATCGCCGAAGAGCTGCTGCCGCGCCTGTTCCAGCGCGGCGAGCGAGGCGCGCACGGCCTGCCGGGGCACGGCATCGGGCTGGACGTGGTGCGGCGCGTCATGGAATTGCACGGCGGCAGCGTCGACGTGCTGCCCCACCAGCCGCACGGCACGGTGTTCAGGCTGTGGCTGCCGCAGGGGCAGTAG
- a CDS encoding wax ester/triacylglycerol synthase family O-acyltransferase, with product MSQSAERMSRVDTAWLRMDNDVNLMMIVGVWLLQPGITHEALSRRIEDKLLKYDRFRQKVVQDAMGASWVDDEHFDIGRHVVRESLEPRSGQSARDALQERAGELATTPFDPRHPLWQFHLIEHYDGGSAMLARVHHCIGDGIALISVVMSITDGGMDPPQRKKREQPDEAHEEDWLSDAVLKPLTDITIKAIGMYGSGVAKSMEVLAHPQQPLLGSLDVARMGYQVVSDAAALLLMPDDSPTLLKGKPIGKKIVAWSEPMPLDRVKTVGKGLGCSINDVLLACVAGAIGGYLREQGDDPSGKEIRAMVPVNLRPLEEAWKLGNRFGLAPLVLPIGLDNPVERVYAVRRRMNELKGSYQPLLAFAVLAVAGLTIKPVQDAMLGLFAKKTTAVMTNVPGPAQPLKLCGATLKQNMFWVPASGEVGLGVSILTYNGGVQFGLISDAQLCPHPQKIIDRFEPEFEKLLLLTLMLPWN from the coding sequence ATGTCGCAATCCGCCGAGCGCATGTCGCGCGTGGACACCGCGTGGCTGCGCATGGACAACGACGTCAACCTCATGATGATCGTCGGCGTGTGGCTGCTGCAGCCCGGCATCACCCACGAGGCGCTGAGCCGGCGCATCGAAGACAAGCTGCTCAAGTACGACCGTTTCCGCCAGAAGGTGGTGCAGGATGCGATGGGCGCCAGCTGGGTCGACGACGAACACTTCGACATCGGGCGGCACGTGGTGCGCGAGTCGCTCGAGCCCCGCTCGGGGCAGTCGGCGCGCGATGCCCTGCAGGAGCGCGCCGGCGAACTCGCCACGACGCCCTTCGACCCGCGCCATCCGCTGTGGCAGTTCCACCTGATCGAGCACTACGACGGCGGCAGCGCCATGCTCGCCCGCGTGCACCACTGCATCGGCGACGGCATTGCGCTGATCTCGGTGGTGATGTCGATCACCGACGGCGGCATGGACCCGCCTCAGCGCAAGAAGCGCGAGCAGCCCGACGAGGCGCACGAGGAAGACTGGCTGTCCGACGCCGTGCTCAAACCCTTGACCGACATCACCATCAAGGCGATCGGCATGTACGGCAGCGGCGTGGCCAAGTCGATGGAGGTGCTGGCCCATCCGCAGCAGCCGCTGCTCGGCTCGCTGGACGTGGCGCGCATGGGCTACCAGGTGGTCAGCGACGCGGCGGCACTGCTGCTGATGCCGGACGATTCGCCCACCTTGCTCAAGGGCAAGCCGATCGGCAAGAAGATCGTCGCCTGGAGCGAGCCGATGCCGCTGGATCGCGTCAAGACGGTCGGCAAGGGCCTGGGCTGCTCGATCAACGACGTGCTGCTGGCCTGCGTGGCCGGCGCCATCGGCGGCTACCTGCGCGAGCAGGGCGATGATCCATCGGGCAAGGAGATCCGTGCCATGGTGCCGGTGAACCTGCGCCCGCTGGAAGAGGCCTGGAAGCTGGGCAACCGTTTCGGCCTCGCGCCGCTGGTGCTGCCCATCGGGCTCGACAACCCGGTGGAGCGGGTCTACGCCGTGCGCCGCCGCATGAACGAGCTCAAGGGCAGCTACCAGCCCCTGCTCGCCTTCGCGGTGCTTGCCGTGGCCGGGCTGACCATCAAGCCCGTGCAGGACGCGATGCTCGGCCTGTTCGCCAAGAAGACCACCGCGGTGATGACCAACGTGCCCGGCCCGGCGCAGCCGCTCAAGCTGTGCGGCGCCACGCTGAAGCAGAACATGTTCTGGGTGCCCGCTTCGGGCGAGGTGGGCCTGGGCGTGAGCATCCTGACGTACAACGGCGGCGTGCAGTTCGGCCTGATCAGCGACGCGCAGCTGTGCCCGCATCCGCAGAAGATCATCGATCGCTTCGAACCCGAGTTCGAGAAGCTGCTGCTGCTGACGCTGATGCTGCCCTGGAACTGA
- a CDS encoding acyl-CoA-binding protein, translating into MSDLKKRFEKAVADSKNLPEKPDNQTLLKIYALYKQASGGDVDGKRPGFTDMVGRAKWDAWNELKGKSADEAMQEYVDLIEGLKE; encoded by the coding sequence ATGTCCGACCTCAAGAAGCGCTTCGAGAAGGCCGTGGCCGACTCGAAGAACCTGCCCGAGAAGCCCGACAACCAGACGCTGCTGAAGATCTATGCCCTGTACAAGCAGGCCAGCGGCGGTGACGTGGACGGCAAGCGCCCCGGCTTCACCGACATGGTCGGCCGCGCCAAGTGGGACGCCTGGAACGAACTGAAGGGCAAGTCGGCCGACGAGGCGATGCAGGAATACGTCGACCTGATCGAGGGCCTGAAGGAATAG
- a CDS encoding polyhydroxyalkanoic acid system family protein translates to MPDIRIHRKHALGLSKAREVAWKWAEQVEQKFDMECTVVEGETSDTVEFTRSGVNGRLIVAADHFDLDAKLGFLLGAFSKTIEGEIEKNLDSLLAAGSKSAAKKAAPKAPKKK, encoded by the coding sequence ATGCCCGACATCCGCATCCACCGCAAACATGCCCTCGGCCTGAGCAAGGCGCGCGAGGTCGCCTGGAAATGGGCCGAGCAGGTGGAACAGAAGTTCGACATGGAATGCACCGTCGTCGAGGGCGAGACGAGCGACACGGTGGAGTTCACGCGCTCCGGCGTGAACGGCCGCCTGATCGTGGCGGCCGACCACTTCGACCTCGATGCCAAGCTGGGCTTCCTGCTCGGAGCCTTCAGCAAGACGATCGAGGGCGAGATCGAGAAGAACCTTGACAGCCTGCTCGCCGCCGGGAGCAAGAGCGCGGCGAAGAAGGCCGCGCCCAAGGCGCCGAAGAAGAAATAG
- a CDS encoding aminopeptidase, which produces MGFLGLTGTLALAAATLCLTSGCSSMGYYAQSVGGHLALLRAARPVPEVLGDAQSDAVLKERLALSQRMRDFAVSELKLPDNASYRRFADLKRPAAVWNVVAAPELGLQLKTWCYPIMGCAGYRGYFDRGEAESYATALREEKLEVSVYGVPAYSTLGRLPGDWMADPLLNTFIQWPEGELARLIFHEISHQVAYAADDTEFNESFATAVERIGGARWLATHASAQARDEYARFDGRRQDFRALTMAWRDKLDALYRSNASDADKRERKAALMAQLRAEYEAMKAQRWGGFSGYDGWFARANNASFGVLAAYNALVPDFERLFERSGRDFERFYAEVRRLAGLPKAQRRAALASTGD; this is translated from the coding sequence ATGGGCTTTCTCGGACTGACCGGCACGCTGGCGCTGGCGGCCGCCACGCTGTGCCTGACCAGTGGCTGCAGCTCGATGGGCTACTACGCGCAGTCGGTCGGCGGTCACCTGGCCTTGCTTCGGGCGGCCCGCCCGGTGCCCGAGGTGCTGGGCGACGCGCAGTCCGATGCGGTGCTGAAGGAGCGGCTGGCGCTGAGCCAGCGCATGCGCGATTTCGCGGTCAGCGAGCTCAAGCTGCCCGACAACGCCAGCTACCGCCGCTTCGCCGACCTGAAGCGGCCGGCCGCGGTCTGGAACGTGGTGGCGGCGCCCGAGCTCGGCCTGCAACTCAAGACCTGGTGCTACCCGATCATGGGCTGCGCGGGCTACCGCGGCTACTTCGACCGCGGCGAGGCCGAGTCCTACGCCACCGCGCTGCGCGAGGAGAAGCTCGAGGTCAGCGTCTACGGCGTGCCGGCCTACTCGACGCTCGGCCGCCTGCCGGGCGACTGGATGGCCGACCCGCTGCTCAACACCTTCATCCAGTGGCCCGAGGGCGAGCTGGCGCGTCTGATCTTCCACGAGATCTCGCACCAGGTGGCCTACGCGGCCGACGACACCGAGTTCAATGAATCCTTCGCCACCGCCGTCGAGCGCATCGGCGGCGCGCGCTGGCTGGCCACGCACGCCTCGGCGCAGGCGCGCGACGAGTACGCGCGTTTCGACGGCCGCCGGCAGGATTTCCGTGCGCTGACCATGGCCTGGCGCGACAAGCTCGACGCGCTGTACCGCTCGAACGCGAGCGACGCCGACAAGCGCGAGCGCAAGGCGGCGCTGATGGCGCAGCTGCGCGCAGAGTACGAGGCGATGAAGGCGCAACGCTGGGGCGGGTTTTCCGGGTATGACGGCTGGTTCGCGCGCGCCAACAATGCTTCGTTCGGCGTGCTCGCTGCCTACAACGCCCTGGTGCCCGACTTCGAGCGGCTGTTCGAGCGCAGCGGCCGCGACTTCGAGCGCTTCTACGCCGAGGTGCGGCGCCTGGCCGGCCTGCCCAAGGCGCAGCGGCGCGCCGCACTGGCTTCCACTGGAGACTGA